ATGTCTGGAGCGAACTCCCCACAGACACACGACGGCATCGTGCCCGACGAATCGTCGAAAAGACGTTTGGTCGCGACGCGAGCCTTTGGAAATGGCGACTCGGAATTCTCAAGGAAGAAGCACTCCATTCGATGCGACTGAATCAGCCCATCGTATTGCCATTGGAGTTTCTTGGAGAGAATCGATTGCAACAAGATGGGACTCCACGCCCTCAAGAGTTGTCCGCTCCCGCCATCGATGCGGATTCCCCAGAAAGTGCCATCGCTGGCCAAACCATTTGAGTTTTCGAATTCACGGGAGTTGGATGTCCATTTTTCGCATGAGCAACTGCATGTCCTCCCACACATCTTTCTTCGCCGACGGATTTCGCAGCAAATAAGAGGGGTGATAGGTACACATCACCTGGGCTTGGCCGTAAGTGAAGAATTGTTGTCGCAGGCGACCGACGGAACTTTTGGTGCCAAGTAAATTACGAGCCGCAACCGATCCCCAACACACGATAAACTCGGGAGCGACGATGCGAATTTGACCATCGAGATACTCCCGACAATTCGCCGCCTCTTGATCCGTGGGGTTTCGATTCATCGGCGGTCGACACCGCAGGATATTGCAAATATAGATTTCTTCGCGTGTCAGGGTGCAGGCTTTGATAATGCGGTTGAGTAGCTGTCCGGCGGCTCCAACGAACGGTTCGCCTTGCTCGTCCTCGTCACGCCCGGGAGCTTCACCAATGAACATCAGCCTCGCGGACGGATTCCCGATCCCAAACACGGTCTGCCGACGTGTGTCAGCCAATTCCTGACATCGCACGCAAGCCGCAACACGATTCGCAAGTTTCGCAAGTGCGGCCGGACGCTCCGCATCGTCCAACTCTCCCCAATTCCCAAGATCCGAAGCCGTTCCGCCGGAGTCTTCGCCAAACAGCGATTGCGAGGGGACCGTTTCCAC
This portion of the Thalassoroseus pseudoceratinae genome encodes:
- a CDS encoding uracil-DNA glycosylase yields the protein MNDEVGISELRQALRQQLESYRRAGLTHLPLADRVLTFPGTADVASTEPAVNEQAVVELPKVPEVAATLETPSNPAVETVPSQSLFGEDSGGTASDLGNWGELDDAERPAALAKLANRVAACVRCQELADTRRQTVFGIGNPSARLMFIGEAPGRDEDEQGEPFVGAAGQLLNRIIKACTLTREEIYICNILRCRPPMNRNPTDQEAANCREYLDGQIRIVAPEFIVCWGSVAARNLLGTKSSVGRLRQQFFTYGQAQVMCTYHPSYLLRNPSAKKDVWEDMQLLMRKMDIQLP